From the genome of bacterium:
TTCTCAGGGGGCTACTCTACCGACGCAGAGGCGATGTCTAACCGATGTGGGGTTAGAGTCTAATGGGCGAGGGGGCAGTGTCTAGGTGATGAGAAACGGGTGTCTAACCGATGATGGATCGGGTCAGACGGCGTCCTCGGGGAAGGCGCAGCAAGCGTTGAAGGGTTCGGGCCACTGGGTGGTTCTCAGGCGCCTGCTGTTTCTTCGACGCGTCCTTACCTCTATTCGGTAGATGGCGCCGGGTTCGATAGTGTCGGGGACGATAGGCAGGAGCTTTCGCTCGCCGCAGTAGAGGTAGATGGAGCATCGGGCTTCGCTGCCGGTTAGCTGATTCACAAAGAAAACGCCCTCGTCGGAGGCTTTCTCATCAAACTTCAACCGCTCGCCTCGCAACTCAAGAACGTCCCTTGCGCTCAGTAGTTCGAGGGTGCCGGAAATGGAGGTTAGACTACGCAGCTCAGGGTCTTGCGACGCGGGCTCCACTCGTTCGAGGGTGATGCCCTCTCGGATATCGTGTGTGAGGGCTGGGCTTGGGCGGCAAAAGATAGTGATATTGGGGTTCTTGGGAAGGAGGTCGTGAGGGGTATTTAGCTTTGCATGGATCGCCGTGCCGAAGGT
Proteins encoded in this window:
- a CDS encoding DUF4469 domain-containing protein, whose protein sequence is MPLQYEVVRNVLTKDESYQARLRNRKTVETSELLKASTKGTRVSSATAAGVLQRIFNQVKIELLKGNSVTIPGLGTFGTAIHAKLNTPHDLLPKNPNITIFCRPSPALTHDIREGITLERVEPASQDPELRSLTSISGTLELLSARDVLELRGERLKFDEKASDEGVFFVNQLTGSEARCSIYLYCGERKLLPIVPDTIEPGAIYRIEVRTRRRNSRRLRTTQWPEPFNACCAFPEDAV